The following are encoded together in the Magnetospirillum gryphiswaldense MSR-1 v2 genome:
- a CDS encoding ABC transporter ATP-binding protein: MSDQFVSVRGLVYEYGVNRALDEVSFDLPAGSVTALVGPNGAGKTTLLRCLAGLERPLAGSVRIDGIDVLEQPRLAHAKLGFQQDFFGVYDDLSVRRNLLHAAAIQGMDENDMEAAAVWAAEAVSLSNRLEDRAGTLSRGLRQRLAIARSMVHRPRLLLMDEPASGLDPEARRELSGLIRTLNMAGMTIVVSSHILAELEDYSTHMLALRQGRAAQVAVLSGETAPKSRWRLGLIGDARDALAGMQGAAKVADCQIIDGEIEFSFDGEPLDRHHLLRHLVEQGVMVTSLAPTGGHLEKLYMGERA; this comes from the coding sequence ATGTCGGATCAATTCGTCAGCGTGCGCGGGCTGGTTTACGAATACGGCGTCAACCGTGCCCTGGACGAGGTGAGCTTTGACCTTCCCGCCGGGTCGGTCACCGCCCTGGTCGGCCCCAACGGTGCCGGCAAGACCACGCTGTTGCGCTGTCTGGCCGGGCTCGAGCGGCCGCTGGCCGGTTCCGTCCGCATCGACGGCATCGATGTGCTTGAACAACCGCGTCTGGCCCATGCCAAGCTGGGCTTTCAACAGGATTTTTTTGGCGTCTACGACGATCTGTCGGTACGGCGCAATCTGCTGCATGCCGCCGCCATTCAGGGCATGGATGAAAACGATATGGAGGCGGCGGCGGTATGGGCGGCGGAAGCGGTCAGCCTGAGCAACCGGCTGGAAGATCGCGCCGGCACCTTGTCGCGCGGCCTGCGCCAGCGTCTGGCCATTGCGCGCTCCATGGTGCACCGGCCGCGCCTGCTGCTGATGGACGAGCCGGCCTCGGGCCTGGACCCGGAAGCCCGGCGCGAATTGTCGGGCCTGATCCGCACCTTGAACATGGCCGGCATGACCATCGTGGTGTCGTCGCACATCCTGGCCGAGCTCGAGGACTATTCCACCCACATGCTGGCCTTGCGCCAGGGCCGCGCCGCCCAGGTGGCGGTGCTGTCGGGCGAGACGGCGCCGAAATCGCGCTGGCGCCTGGGGCTGATCGGCGATGCCCGCGACGCCCTGGCCGGTATGCAGGGGGCGGCGAAGGTGGCCGATTGCCAGATCATCGATGGCGAGATCGAGTTTTCCTTCGACGGCGAACCGCTGGACCGCCACCATCTGCTGCGCCATCTGGTGGAGCAGGGCGTCATGGTCACCTCGCTCGCACCCACCGGCGGTCATCTGGAGAAGCTTTACATGGGAGAACGGGCATGA
- the gltX gene encoding glutamate--tRNA ligase yields MQVVTRFAPSPTGFLHIGGARTALFNWLFARHHGGRFLLRIEDTDRARSTQAAVDAIFDGLKWLGLDGDGEPVFQFARMDRHAEVARQLVAEGKAYYCYCSPEELDAIRAQQKAEGKPMRYPGIWRDRDASEAPAGVPGVVRLRAPQEGETVIDDLVQGEVKVANAQLDDMVLLRADGTPTYMLSVVVDDHDMGITHVIRGDDHLTNAFRQYQLYKACGWDVPRFAHIPLIHGPDGAKLSKRHGALGAEAYRDMGFLPEAMRNYLLRLGWSHGDDEIITTEQAVEWFTLDNVGRSPSRFDMTKLTNLNGHYMRGADDARLVELLAPLLAAKLEHAVDADGQARLLAGMNGLKERAKTLVELADLAAFYARRRPLAFDDKAAKVVADGEQMALLTEYAGTIEAAEWKKDVLEEAARVFAEAKGQKLGKVAQPLRAALTGSSVSPPIFEVMEVLGRAETLGRIADTTGKGRP; encoded by the coding sequence ATGCAGGTCGTCACCCGTTTCGCCCCCTCTCCCACCGGCTTTCTGCACATCGGCGGCGCCCGCACGGCGCTGTTCAACTGGCTTTTCGCCCGGCATCATGGGGGCCGCTTCCTGCTGCGCATCGAGGATACCGACCGGGCACGATCGACCCAAGCAGCCGTCGATGCCATTTTCGACGGCCTCAAATGGCTGGGCCTGGACGGCGACGGCGAACCGGTATTCCAGTTCGCCCGCATGGACCGCCACGCCGAGGTGGCCCGCCAGTTGGTGGCCGAGGGCAAGGCCTATTACTGCTATTGCAGCCCGGAAGAACTGGATGCCATCCGCGCCCAGCAGAAGGCCGAGGGCAAGCCCATGCGCTATCCCGGTATCTGGCGCGACCGCGATGCATCCGAGGCCCCCGCCGGTGTGCCCGGCGTCGTCCGCCTGCGTGCCCCGCAAGAGGGTGAGACCGTCATCGACGATCTGGTCCAGGGCGAGGTCAAGGTGGCCAATGCCCAACTGGACGACATGGTCTTGTTGCGCGCCGACGGCACTCCCACCTACATGCTTTCGGTGGTGGTGGACGATCACGACATGGGCATCACCCACGTTATCCGTGGCGACGACCACCTGACCAACGCCTTTCGCCAGTACCAGCTGTACAAGGCCTGTGGCTGGGACGTGCCGCGCTTCGCCCATATCCCGCTGATCCACGGCCCCGACGGCGCCAAGCTGTCCAAGCGCCACGGCGCCTTGGGGGCGGAAGCCTATCGTGACATGGGCTTTTTGCCCGAGGCCATGCGCAATTACCTGCTGCGCCTGGGCTGGAGCCATGGCGACGACGAGATCATCACCACCGAACAGGCGGTGGAATGGTTCACCCTCGACAACGTCGGTCGGTCGCCGTCGCGTTTCGACATGACCAAATTGACCAACCTCAACGGCCATTACATGCGCGGCGCCGATGATGCCCGCCTGGTCGAGCTGTTGGCGCCGTTGCTGGCGGCCAAGCTGGAGCACGCGGTCGATGCCGATGGCCAGGCCCGCCTGCTGGCCGGCATGAACGGGTTGAAGGAACGGGCCAAGACCCTGGTCGAACTGGCCGATCTGGCTGCCTTCTATGCCCGCCGCCGGCCTTTGGCGTTTGACGACAAGGCGGCCAAGGTGGTCGCCGACGGCGAGCAGATGGCGCTTTTGACCGAATACGCCGGCACCATCGAGGCCGCCGAGTGGAAAAAGGACGTTCTGGAGGAAGCCGCCCGCGTTTTCGCGGAGGCCAAGGGCCAGAAATTGGGCAAGGTGGCGCAGCCTTTGCGGGCGGCGCTGACCGGATCCTCGGTTTCTCCCCCCATCTTCGAGGTGATGGAGGTGTTGGGACGGGCCGAGACTTTGGGCCGCATCGCAGATACCACGGGAAAGGGTCGGCCTTGA
- the gltA gene encoding citrate synthase → MSTKESVTLINNSTGKQIEMPLLSGTVGPKVMDIRKLYGDMDIFTYDPGYTSTGSCKSAITYIDGDAGVLLHRGYPIDQLAEKCDFLEVAYLILKGELPNAEQKTKFESDITRHSMLNEQISFFFRGFRRDSHPMAVMCGVVGAMAAFYHDSTDINDPHQRMVASYRLVAKMPTIVGWAYKYSQGQPFMYPQNKLSYAENFLHLMFATPCEEYKISPILARAMNRILILHADHEQNASTSTVRLAGSSGANPFACIAAGIASLWGPAHGGANEAVLEMLHEIGSVDRIPEFIAKAKDKDDPFRLMGFGHRVYKNYDPRAKIMQQTCHEVLTELGVKDDPLLKLAMELERIALEDEYFVQRKLFPNVDFYSGIIFRAMGIPTQVFTCLFALARTVGWIAQWNEMLTDSDQKIGRPRQLYIGSDVRDVPPIEKR, encoded by the coding sequence ATGAGCACTAAGGAAAGCGTAACGCTTATCAACAACAGCACCGGTAAGCAGATCGAGATGCCCCTGCTGTCGGGCACCGTCGGCCCCAAGGTCATGGATATCCGCAAGCTTTACGGCGACATGGACATCTTCACCTATGACCCCGGCTACACCTCGACCGGTTCCTGTAAGTCGGCCATCACCTACATCGACGGTGACGCCGGCGTGCTGCTGCACCGCGGCTATCCCATCGACCAGCTGGCCGAGAAGTGCGACTTCCTGGAAGTGGCCTATCTGATCCTGAAGGGCGAACTGCCCAACGCCGAGCAGAAGACCAAGTTCGAGAGCGACATCACCCGTCACTCCATGCTGAACGAGCAGATCTCGTTCTTCTTCCGCGGCTTCCGTCGCGACTCGCACCCGATGGCGGTGATGTGCGGCGTCGTCGGCGCCATGGCGGCGTTCTACCACGATTCCACCGACATCAACGACCCGCACCAGCGCATGGTCGCCAGCTATCGCTTGGTCGCCAAGATGCCGACCATCGTCGGCTGGGCGTACAAGTACTCGCAGGGTCAGCCGTTCATGTATCCGCAGAACAAGCTGTCCTACGCCGAGAACTTCCTGCACCTGATGTTCGCCACCCCGTGCGAGGAATACAAGATCAGCCCGATTCTGGCCCGCGCCATGAACCGCATCCTGATCCTGCACGCCGATCACGAGCAGAACGCCTCGACCTCCACCGTCCGTCTGGCCGGTTCGTCGGGCGCCAACCCGTTCGCCTGTATCGCCGCCGGTATCGCCTCGTTGTGGGGTCCCGCCCATGGCGGCGCCAACGAAGCCGTGCTGGAAATGCTGCATGAAATCGGCTCGGTCGACCGTATCCCCGAATTCATCGCCAAGGCCAAGGACAAGGACGATCCGTTCCGTCTGATGGGCTTCGGCCACCGGGTGTACAAGAACTACGACCCGCGCGCCAAGATCATGCAGCAGACCTGCCACGAAGTGCTGACCGAGCTGGGCGTCAAGGACGACCCGCTGTTGAAGCTGGCCATGGAACTGGAACGCATCGCCCTGGAAGACGAATACTTCGTCCAGCGCAAGCTGTTCCCGAACGTGGACTTCTATTCGGGCATCATCTTCCGCGCCATGGGCATCCCGACCCAGGTGTTCACCTGCCTGTTCGCCCTGGCCCGCACCGTCGGCTGGATCGCCCAGTGGAACGAAATGCTGACCGACAGCGACCAGAAGATCGGTCGTCCGCGCCAGCTGTACATCGGTTCCGACGTCCGCGATGTCCCGCCGATCGAAAAGCGCTGA
- a CDS encoding peptidylprolyl isomerase → MPEAQIRASHILLMYEGSMHSSAERSKAEALAQINAIKADIAAGADFAKQAIDHSDCPSGREGGDLGDFGRGQMVGEFETAAFALDVGQISDVVETPFGYHLIQRTA, encoded by the coding sequence GTGCCGGAAGCGCAGATCCGCGCCTCGCACATCTTGTTGATGTACGAAGGCTCCATGCATTCCTCGGCGGAACGCAGCAAGGCCGAAGCCCTGGCCCAGATCAACGCCATCAAGGCCGACATCGCCGCCGGCGCCGATTTCGCCAAGCAGGCCATCGACCATTCCGATTGTCCGTCGGGCCGCGAAGGCGGTGATCTGGGCGATTTCGGTCGCGGCCAGATGGTCGGCGAATTCGAAACCGCCGCCTTCGCCCTGGATGTGGGCCAGATTTCCGACGTGGTGGAAACCCCGTTCGGCTATCACCTGATCCAGCGCACGGCCTAA
- a CDS encoding cereblon family protein, protein MPLDAGGQNSTQMVLAPGASIFRCRQCGQTISRHDWLLPMGGDHEHVVFNPAGMIFCVWCFSLAQGLRLIGAPSGEFSWFKGYDWTIALCGQCGSHLGWHYEGGSQPRTFFGLIKDRLAEGPAD, encoded by the coding sequence ATGCCCCTGGATGCCGGGGGACAAAACAGCACCCAGATGGTGCTGGCCCCCGGCGCCAGCATCTTTCGCTGCCGCCAGTGCGGGCAAACCATCAGCCGCCACGACTGGCTGCTGCCCATGGGCGGCGACCATGAACACGTGGTGTTCAATCCGGCGGGGATGATTTTTTGCGTCTGGTGTTTTTCCCTGGCGCAAGGCCTGCGCCTGATCGGCGCGCCTTCGGGGGAATTTAGCTGGTTCAAGGGCTATGACTGGACCATCGCCCTGTGCGGCCAATGCGGCAGCCATCTGGGCTGGCATTATGAAGGCGGCAGCCAACCGCGCACCTTCTTCGGTCTGATCAAGGATCGGTTGGCCGAGGGACCGGCGGATTAG
- a CDS encoding (2Fe-2S) ferredoxin domain-containing protein, with product MSHKYHVFVCTTSRPAGHPRGCCTSKGGGTAMFDQMMARFQKGMLWEKGVSLAQASCLGFCGNGPLMVVYPEGVWYQPVEAADYDEIVDSHFKKGQVVERLRVNPGH from the coding sequence ATGTCCCATAAATACCATGTGTTCGTTTGCACCACCTCACGCCCGGCGGGCCATCCGCGCGGCTGCTGCACCTCCAAGGGCGGCGGCACGGCCATGTTTGACCAGATGATGGCCCGGTTCCAGAAGGGCATGCTGTGGGAAAAGGGCGTCAGCCTGGCCCAGGCCAGCTGTCTGGGCTTTTGCGGCAACGGCCCGTTGATGGTGGTCTATCCCGAAGGCGTCTGGTACCAGCCGGTGGAAGCCGCCGATTACGACGAAATCGTCGATTCCCATTTCAAGAAGGGCCAAGTGGTCGAGCGCCTGCGCGTCAATCCCGGCCATTGA
- a CDS encoding DUF4170 domain-containing protein produces MAKKFYVVGGEYADTAFTTIAPGHKEERFGPFGEHEAHVCWRALTGKTVDNAMIRYFIRSDDEQGEDQWYVVGGEYADTDFDVIAAGKTLEVHGPFERQLAMNTWRELTGKTVDNAMVRYDLCSADELPARQGK; encoded by the coding sequence CACCGCCTTTACCACCATTGCCCCCGGTCACAAGGAAGAGCGCTTCGGCCCCTTCGGTGAGCACGAGGCCCATGTCTGCTGGCGCGCCCTGACCGGCAAGACCGTCGACAATGCCATGATCCGCTATTTCATCCGCAGCGATGACGAGCAGGGTGAAGACCAGTGGTACGTGGTCGGCGGCGAATACGCCGATACCGACTTCGACGTCATCGCCGCCGGCAAGACGCTGGAAGTGCATGGTCCGTTCGAACGTCAGCTGGCCATGAACACGTGGCGCGAGCTGACCGGCAAGACCGTCGATAACGCCATGGTCCGCTATGACCTGTGCAGCGCCGACGAACTGCCGGCCCGCCAAGGCAAGTAA